Below is a genomic region from Rhipicephalus microplus isolate Deutch F79 unplaced genomic scaffold, USDA_Rmic scaffold_930, whole genome shotgun sequence.
ctgtacgaagaaggccggacgcaactttcccaaccgatcgcgatggcgggcggcactgcgacggggagcagcgcgcagtcaaaaatggccaatatcggcgcaaattcacgaaatttcgagccaccgcgatgccttcatacacatttttttgcattttgcggttcgaatttagtttttaaattttcacagatgaaagaaggtttgaagattacaatgtaataaaaatcagaaatacgagaaattttgctaaaaacgcgatttttcgactcgcatctccccttaagagtagatgacgtgttccatgatcttggAGCATATGCTGGTGAGGGAATTGGGACGGTAGTTTCCAGGGGAAGACCGGTCACCTTttttgaagactggaatgaccttccctgtCCTCCAATCATCTGGCACTGTACCTGTGTCAAGTGAGTGCTGAAAGATAATACAAAGAATCGCACTGCACGCATATTTCACGTGCAGTGCGATTCGTGTTGATATTTCGCGTGCAGTGCGATTCGCGTTGATTCCATCAATACCGCAGGATGAAGAACACTTCAGGGAGTCAATGACCTTGACAATGCCCTCTGCCCTGAATTCAATACCCTCCATTGGAGGAAAATTGAAATATGGAAAGTGTGGTAATGCATTTGTACTTGCTTTTGTGAACACTGAACAAAACGCTAGATTCAGTGCGTCGGGAACTTCGGAATCAGCAATGGGTGTCCCCATGTTATCACATAGTGAAATGGCACTTTTATTATCAGGCTTAATCGCTTTCCAAAAACGGCGCAGGTTAGACTGCAGCATATTTGGTATGGTAGTCGAATAGTAGTCACGCTTGGCGCGTGCTTTTAATGAGTTGTATTCTTTAACGACCTTATTATGCTTTTGCCAGGCCGAGGATGAACCAGTTCGTTTAGCAACTCGAAATAATCGCTTTTTTTATTACTTAGGTCTTTTAAAGACTTGTTAAACCAGGGGGAACGAGCTTTTTCATTTATAGCGATAGTTGGGATGTAAAGATTCATTAAACGCAGCATTTCGGCTTTGAATAGTATCCAAATGCTCTCAGTTGAATGCTGCCGATATGTAAGGGCAAGTTTCTCGTGAAAAACAGAAAGTTCACGGTTGATGCTGGAATAATCGGCTTTGTCGTATAGCGTACTTTTTTAGATTTCTTGCTTTTTAAGATGTTGCAAGGAAATGTTGCATGAATGACGTTGTGGTCACTAAAACCACGGATATacgtaagagggggggggggggcacattatCGGGGTGTGACGTGAAAAGGAGGTCCAAGACTGTTGATGAGTGTTGGGTTACTCGGGTAGGTTTATTGACCAGCTGTGAGAGGCGAAAAAGGGGGGAAGCGGGTCTTTAAGACCGAAAATCGcgaaaaaaaatcgattttttgaaaatgTTATTTTTGGATTCTGCCGCTACTGATGCATAACCTCGCCAATTTTCATGCGTCCCAGATCAGTATTTTAGCCGTGACAGCGTTTTATGTGACATCAGCGAGCTAAATTTTTAGCGAAGGACGCGTGAAAAACGGGCTTTTTCAACGCCGCGCAGTTGCCGTTCTACGTTCCGTACAGCAGCCATCTTGGTGTCATTCGAACGAGCCGCGCTTTTTCTTGAATATCCCGCCGCGCTTGTTTCCATCCACTCGGAATTCGTGCAGAAAATACGCGCCGAAAAAAGGTCCCACCACGTGAGCCTATTGGCGCAGTGAGCGCACGTGACCAACTCGCGCCTTCTGATTCGCCGCGCCCCTCGCGCTGTCTGCTGCGCGCAGCGGCGCAGCACACTCGAAGCGGCAAGTTCACCTCGCTGTCGTATCTGTGTTGTTCTCGTCGGTTTACCCAACCTGCGCAAGCTGGCAAGAAATTAGAGCAAGCGTTTTTGATCTTCCTCGACAAAAACTGCACGTTGCGGCGGCGTACTGGCACGGTGCCAAGCGAGCTAGCCGAAGTACGTCGCAGCCGCCGAGAGTGAGTTAGGCCTACGCTCTCGGACACGTTTTGAACCTTTGATCATGGCGAAGCCATATCAAAAGTTCCGCACTGCTCATAAATTCGGAAAGAAGCGCAAAAAGACTAGGGCAAAGCGAGATTATGGCGCGGGTGCACCAGAAGCGCAACCAGCGCAGGACGGCGTGGCGACTTCATCGGTCAAAATGTCGATTTCTCCACCTGTCTCAGCAACCGCCTCGGACGACGTCAGTGATAGACAGCGTGGCACAAGGCTCGACACGACGTTCTTGACGAGCGCCGATTGTGCGCGACAGCAGAAGCAGATCGAAGATAAGATCTCCAGCTTATCTGCAACTTCCGCGAGCGAGCGCAAGCTGCGAACGCTCGCGACAGCGCGCGAAAACTCTGACCCGTCGGCGGCTACCTACGGGATCGTCGATTTCTCCGCAATAAACAAGCTGCTTGAAAGGACTACTAAGTGCCGGACGTGCAATGGGACCGTTTCGATTGAAAAAGGTGCGTGTGACTATGGACTTGCGATGAAACTGACTTTAGAGTGCACCAACTGTGGACCTACTGGCAGTGAGTGGAGCTCTTGGCGGGCACCCAGTCAGGCTAAATGCCCCCCATTTGAAGTGAATCTCCTGGTGTCTCGTGCCATGCAAAGCACAGGGAATGGCCAGGCAGCCCTCAACGACGTCTTCTCTGTTATGGGAATTTCCCACAGGGGACTTCATCACAAAAGCTACCAGAGCCATCTGAAAAACAAACTGAATCCTGCTGCAACAAGAGCTGCAGAGAAGGTCCTCTCTGACTGTGCCACAACCGTGAAAAACTTGTACCAAGAGCTGCACTTTGACAATCCAGGAAATGTGGCCATCTGTTATGATGGCACATGGATGACCAGAGGCCACCTGTCGCACATTGGTGTGGGTGTAGTTATAGAGCTGTTTACAGGCTATGTATTGGACTATGTTGTCCTCTCAAACTTTTGTGCCGGCTGCCAGCGCGCACCACCAAAAGAGGACCCAAATTACTTGGCTTGGGAGTCGACGCACACCTGCCAAAAGAACACACAGTGCAAATCGGGCCATATGGAGGTAGAGGCAGCAGTGACCCTCTTTGAGCGTTCAATTTCCCGTCACGGCTTGCGATACACAGTGATGCTGTGTGATGGGGACAGTAGATCCTTTCGTGCTGTGGAAGACGCAAAAGTTTATGGTTTTATACAGGTCCAAAAAGAGGACTCTATAAACCATGTCCAGAAACGAATGGGTACTGCACTACGCAACCTTGTGCAAAAGCATAAAGGTTCTGGGGATACACTAAGTGGAAGAGGCCGCTTGACAGGTGATGTCATAGAGAAATTGTCTAGATATTATGGTTGGGCGTTAAAGTCCAATGTCGGTGATGTGAATGCGATGCACCGGGCAGCCATGGCCACATATTATCATATCACATCAACTGATGAACAATTGAACCACACCTTGTGCCCAAGTGGGAGTGAGTCGTGGTGCAAGCAGAATGCTGCTGCTGCAAAAGGAGAGCCGCTGCCAAAACACACCTACAACTTTCCTCAAAATGTCCGTGATGCACTGCTTCCAGTCTACGAGCAACTTTCTGACATGGAGCTGCTGAAACGCTGCCAGAGAGGAAAGACGCAAAATGCAAACGAGGCACTCCATTCGGTTATATGGTCTCTAATGCGGAAGGACAAGCATGCTTCACTGATAGCTGTCGAGACCGCAGTTGCTGAGGCAGTGATGCGCTTCAATTACGGTGTGAAGGAAGCGTCCGCTCGTATCCTTGGAGAACTTCAGCTGGAACCAAACTCCATGAGTGAGAAACGGGCAGAAGAAAAAGATTCTCTTCGAATAATGAGTGCTGAGCGGAAGCGTTCAGCATCGGCCAGGTTCTCGCAACAAGCAAAGCGGCGGCAACGACAAAAATGTGATAAGGACTACTCTCCTGGTGCCTTCTGAGGAATTTGTTTGCAAATtaaagagtttttatttgtgtggCACTACTTAAATACACGGAGTTTTGTTTTTTGCGATTTTCTCAGTTTCAATTTTTTGGCCACCTTTCGTTCTTCCGTCAAGCGTTTCTCAGCTTTGGTACATTCGATTTTGATAATTTTTGTCTTGCTGAAAAGCTGGATGTCTAGTGAGTGCAATAAAGTGTCATATGTTACTGTAGGAAGCTATAAATTTTTAGAAAAggtaaaataagaaaaatatgtgTTCACGGTAATTGAATGGTGAACTTTGAAGCTTCATAACTTTTGTTGTAGGAAGGCTAGAACCATAAAATTATGCTTCTTGCACTCTTTGACATCTATAGAATGCAATGACATTTCATTCAGCATAATCCGTGTTGCCAGTTCATTAAAAAAGTGACCAAATGAAATTTTAATTAATGACTCATTAAAAAATTAATGGTAAGGGGTACATAAAAATTGAGTTCATATTTGATATATGCACATGTAACTACATAATCACCTAAGTTTTCTTCGTCCTAACCTAAATAAAAAGATGCTTTATGTCAAAGCGCCTCTTCCCCCCTTATGTTTACAAATTCTGCAGCCATGTTATTTTGTGCAAGACATGACGCAACATTACTCCAATCTATtgaaggaaaattgaaatcaccgaatAATAAGACGGGAGTGTTGGGATACGTTGTTGTtagttctaacaatgcttcgtgaAAAGACGAAAGAAAGGTGATATCGGCACATGGTGGACGGTAGCAACAGCCGATTAACATGTGCGGTGAAGTGGCATGGCAGCACGTCCAAACCATTTCCAGAGAACTTTTAACATTTACAGCAGAGCACTTAAGCAAGCGATGTGTGGCAATCGCCACACCGCCCCCACGGTTATCATCAAAGTGGTTCTTGCGAAAGATATCAAAATCTGAGAGATCATGAAGAATCTCGCAATCAAGTATGTTAGAGGTTAGCCACGTTTCCGTCAACAGAATGACGTTGCTAGAAGAAGAAGAGATCAAGGTGCATAACGGATCGCGTTTTGGCATCAAGCTGCAAATGTTAGTGTAAAGCAGTGAGAGATCATGCTTAACACTCTGATTCGGTCTTCATGGCTTTTGCGCCCGTTGCTAGGCCTGAGGTTCGACAACCAACTGCTTAGCCTGATCAAAAACGTATGTTTTTCTGCCACAGATAAGCTTGTCATAACGGAGCTTAAACGGGGAGTGCTGTGCTTTTCCGAATTCAATAAGGCGCCTTCTGGCTACACGAATTTCCGGGGCAAAGTCTTCACTGATGCCGTAATCTGTGCCTTTCAGTTTACTGCTAGACGAAAGGAGTGCTTCTTTATCCTTGAAGTGGGCAAATTTTACTATTATCGGTCGCCATTTCCCATCACGATAAGCTCCGAGTCTATGGGCACGTTCTATGTCACGACTTCGAATAGTCATGCCCAGGCTTTTGTGACAGAGATCAGTAACCAGTTCTTCACTAACACGCCACGCCTCGTTTCGCACATCACTGAACCCGTAAAAGATCAGGTTGCCCCTTCGGGATGTGCTTTCCATGTGGCTAATCCGGTCAGACAGCCTAGTTACCTGAGCAGCGCTGTTAGTGGCAacactttcaatgatttcaaatTGAGACTGAACATTTGAAAGTGATAGTAAGTCGGATTCTATTTTGGTCAATCGCGAGCTCAGGTCATTGAACGTTTTTTCATGTTCATCAAGGGTTGATCTGATTGAACCTAACTGCTCAAGCATGGCCGACTGCCCAGATTGCAACGTCTTCAGTATATCAAGCATGTCACTAGGCACCACTTAAGCACCACACAGTGTTCATTCCTAGGTGCAGGATTAGTCTCAATATCACCTGCTAATAACAACAATTTCAACAGCATTTTGGCACaatcgagaactacagagatggAGCGCCGTGGGCTCAGCAGAACAAGTAATGATCGGCATCCAGTTCGCTTATCGTAAAGGCAGTGGTAATTTGTTACCTGCATAGTGAAGAAGTCAAGCGGGTTAGGATGACCCATCGCCGGTGTGCCGCCGAGCCCACTAGGCACAGTGAGCGTCTGCCCAGGGTTTATATTGGTGCTCCAAGGAACGGTGGCGCTGTCAGAAGATAGCGTGCCCGAAATCCAAGATGCCAGCTGATGACCACGAGGCAACCGTAGTGATAGCGTTTGGCGGTGATGCGCATTCCAGTGCACAGTACAGGCCGGGCTGGCGCACCCCGTCATGGCGAGGTGACGCGTTCACAGGCAGGTGGTCAGCGCCGCATGGTAGTGGAGACCGAGTAGGCTGGTCGAAGTTCTGCAGTAGCATCAGGATCCAGGGCAGCACGAAGAACTGCGTAGCGAAGAAGTCAAGCGGGTTAGGATGACCCATCGCCGGTGTGCCGCCGAGCCCACCAGCTCGGCGGCACACCGGCGAACTGTGTACTAGATGGGCAGCTGACAGGGAATCGCAAATTATTCATCGTggcgaaaattttgttgtagcagTATTAGACAATGCCCCTTTGCGCATGCCCAGTTCAAAAAGTTTGGCTGTGCTTGTGCTACGAGGGTACAGGGGCTTTGTCGAAGGCCAGAAACTCTAATGTTCCTTCTCGAAGGGTGAAGGTCGAtaagacatatatagttgtgCCCCATGTGCATACAATGCTGTACCACCACAAGAAGGTTGGGAAACGACATGGAGTTGAGGTGAAGTTTTTGATGCTTAAGGAGCTTGCAGTCTTGTGCACGTTCATAGGTGGCCACGAAAGCAGGGTGCAAGAAGCACTACACGAAATCATATGCAGAATGCAGTGCTAAAGGGGTATATGAAATACATTTGTCATGTGGCTAAAGTTGTGTGGCACAAATGGAAAGATGTGCCAACATGTGCACGTGTGAACATGATTTCTCAGTAAAAGAAACGCATACAAATGGGCACCTACCCACCCAGTGCTCAGAGTGCAAGTGTAAACCAATGCTGGAAAATAAGAAGATATTGAGCTGCTGCTGCGATAATAGAGCAAGTAAAATTTGCAAAACACATTACACAAGGAAGAAGGGAAATGACTGTGCCAATGAATCATCTATTGGCTAAAGTATGAAGTCCTTTGCCACTTTTCATTGTCAAATTACTGTATTGCACATGGACATCTTATAAAACTTTGTAATAACTGAGCTTTTGAATTTTTGTATACCGCTGTTTGTGTGTTGGGAGGCAGGCTTGATTACCTTGTTGCAAAGGCTCCTTGGTGGAAATCTACCTTACTTCTTTGTTATTTGTCTCCATAGCATGAGCTTACTTTCATTTTGTGGATTGTTcatttcaatctttttttttttcatggttgttCAAATTATCAACCTTTAGCTCTTCTCCAAAAGTACTACACTGTGCAGTCGAATCTCGTTATAGCAATCCTCAATATAATGGTTTCTTTCGAAAATTCCCCTCCAAATGTCCATTGGTTTATTGTAAAAATGTTTCACCACTACAAATTTCAGAATATTGCATGTTTCAGAATAATTTATCGAATTTTATCTCCCTTACATTTTCAGAACACTCCAAAATAATGAATGACGACTTTAAGAAGCTATTCACGGCTGTAAACATTATTCCCAGCTCCGTAGCTGCCACTCTCGTCATGATGAGAATGCTGACATATTTCTCTTTGCCTGCACTATTCAATTGTGCGATAGCCCTGTTGCCATCATCATCGTCTGGAACTTGCTTTTCAAGTTAGCCTTTGCCCCGTCATCCTTGCTTTTGTCAGGCAGCTTGACATGCGGGCTGGTTTCTAGCCTTTTTGTTGCTGGTTGAACATTCAAGATGAGCTACGGAAACAGCACGAGAGGAATGCTTAGACGGTGAAAAATGCAATACGAGAGACCTATTggttgaagtctctgataataacTCGTTCATGCTGTACTAACGCTCACA
It encodes:
- the LOC142795883 gene encoding uncharacterized protein LOC142795883 isoform X2; amino-acid sequence: MTGCASPACTVHWNAHHRQTLSLRLPRGHQLASWISGTLSSDSATVPWSTNINPGQTLTVPSGLGGTPAMGHPNPLDFFTMQLSFSERRHAVLSDLQGELLLPSPDKTDLRPSPEYPASAVLARGR